From the Manis pentadactyla isolate mManPen7 chromosome 7, mManPen7.hap1, whole genome shotgun sequence genome, one window contains:
- the LOC118923538 gene encoding arylamine N-acetyltransferase 1-like: MDIEAYFERIGYKSPGNKLDLRTLTDILQHHIRAIPFENLNIHCGQYMDLGLEAIFDQIVRRNRGGWCLQVNQLLYWALTTVGFDTTMLGGNVYSIHTSKYSHAMIHLLMKVTVDGRDYIVDAGFGGSYQMWQPLELISGKDQPQVPCIFCLTEETGTWYLDQIRREQYIPDQEFLNSDLLEKNKYRKIYSFTLVPRAIEDFESVNTYFQTHPASFFRKESFSSLQTSDGVHCLVGLILTCRTFNYRDNLDLVEFKTLNEEEVEEELKNKFNISLERKFVPKRGNKCFMI; encoded by the coding sequence ATGGACATCGAAGCATATTTTGAAAGAATTGGTTATAAGAGCCCTGGGAACAAACTGGACTTGAGAACATTGACTGACATTCTTCAGCACCACATCCGAGCCATTCCCTTTGAGAACCTTAATATCcattgtgggcaatacatggacTTGGGCTTGGAGGCCATTTTTGATCAAATTGTGAGGAGGAACCGGGGTGGGTGGTGTCTCCAGGTCAACCAACTTCTGTACTGGGCTCTGACCACAGTCGGATTTGACACCACAATGCTGGGTGGCAATGTTTATAGCATCCACACCAGCAAATACAGTCATGCTATGATTCACCTGCTAATGAAGGTGACTGTCGATGGCAGGGACTACATTGTCGATGCCGGGTTTGGAGGCTCCTACCAAATGTGGCAGCCTCTGGAGTTAATCTCTGGGAAGGATCAGCCTCAGGTGCCCTGCATCTTCTGCTTGACAGAAGAGACAGGAACCTGGTACCTGGACCAAATCAGAAGGGAGCAGTACATTCCAGACCAGGAATTTCTTAATTCTGATCTCctggaaaagaataaataccGAAAAATCTACTCCTTTACTCTTGTGCCTCGAGCAATTGAAGATTTTGAGTCTGTGAATACTTACTTCCAGACACACCCAGCATCTTTTTTCAGAAAGGAGTCATTCTCTTCCTTGCAGACCTCAGATGGGGTCCACTGCTTAGTGGGCCTGATTCTCACCTGCAGGACATTCAATTATAGGGACAACTTGGATCTGGTGGAGTTTAAGACACTGAATGAGGAAGAGGTAGaagaagaactgaaaaataaatttaatatttccTTGGAAAGAAAGTTTGTGCCCAAGCGTGGTAACAAATGTTTTATGATTTAG